In the genome of Metabacillus litoralis, the window TTTTTGTTATCGCTATAATTTTTTAACCAGTAATCCTTCATGTAATTTGAATTTAAAATTGCTAAAATATATTTCAAGTCAAGATTAGGATGTTTAGGCACTAAATTATATAGTGTATTTATGGAATAATATTCACCAGTATCATGAGCACAAATTGGCTCCGGTCCACCAATTTGTCTAACAACTAACTTTTCTGTCAGTTGAAAACTATCATTTCCTCCTGATTTTATATTCTCAGGTTTATGGTGTAAAAATGTTCCCTCCTGCTGATCTATATAATATTTTTGAATGTCTTTACCATTTATACATGGAATCCATTCGTCATTATGCTTTATATTACTAATATATTTATTTTTATCAAAAGTCTGCGCCCCAAAATAAACACGTACTAGACTACCTAATTCTTCGTATTGACCCAACTCATGTGTGTTTTCAGACCTTAGATTAAAAATATATTTATGATTCTTTAGAAACTCCTTTTGACTTGCATAATGTTCAATAATTTCATTTTCACTGTCTTCTTTTACTAAGACACTATCTTCGTCCAGATCATTTTTCTTTACTTTAATAATTGCTACATCTACATATGCATCTTTAAAGACTTCTTTTGGAATAATCCTTATTTCTTGTATATCAAACTGTAATAAAAAGCCTCTTAGTTTATCATTAAAAACATTTGTCAAATAAGTATTAGGAGTAATAAATGACATATATCCATTGTCATTTGTGGATATTAACCCTCTCTCCAGAAATAGGTGAAATAAATCAGTTTTGTATTGTGCTGATTCATAACGATTTCTGTAATAATAGACTTTATCATTTGGAACATTTCCTTCCTGACAAAGCAAATAAGGAGGATTGCCAATAACATAGTCATATTTCTTATTCCAAAATTCACATCTTTTCACAAAGTCAAAAGCATCATTAAAAGAAGGATTTATTATTTCCTTATTTCCATATAAATCAACATATTTTAATTCAAGGAATAAACCACTGGTTTTTAATTCGTCTCTCAGTTTTCGCCACTCATAATCTTCTTCCCATTTTATTAGGCTATCACATTCAATTATATTAATTTCGTCAGTTATGAAATTGTCTAAGTCCTTAAGAAGTAAATTAATTGTTGTTATCTGCAGCGCAAATGGGTCAATATCTGCTCCATAAATACAATTCTTTAAAATGTGATAATGTAAATATTTCTTAGTCCAATAATCTTCTCCAGTTACAATTTCCTTGAAATCTCCATACCTTATCTCATATGAGTTTTCTTTAAATTTTTCCTGTAATATCAATAAACTTTTTTCGAATTTTTCTCTTAGAATATCATAGGCCATTATAAGAAAATGGCCTGATCCGCATGAAGGGTCCAAGATACTAACAAAAGGATTTTCAATTACATTAACACTTTTAACAGTGTTATTTAAAATATATTCAATTACAAAGTCTGGTGTATAAAATTGGCCTAATGTTTTTCGAGTTTCACGATTCATAAACTTCTCGTAAACATCTCCTAGGACATTGTCTGTGGAGTCTCCAAAGTCATATTTCGATGTATCAAGAGTTACTATTATATTTTCTAATATCAATTCAAATTCTCTATAGTGATTTTTTTCATATAACTCCTCGTTTTGAAAGAGAAGGTCGATTTCTTTTTTATTTGGAATCATCCAATCATACTTATCCTCTTTATACAAAGAAATATTATTATATGATTTATGCATATCTTTAAATGCAAATTTAACTAACTCCGATAAACTATAATTTGAAATTAATTTTGTCCATTTTTGAAATCCAACTAGAGATAACTTTTGCCCTGCATTTGGACTAACTTCTTCACCCATAACCTTGTCTTCATCATTTAGCATAAATCCCTTATCTTCACAAATACGTATAAATAAAATTTTATTTAACAATGTATAAGCAGATCTATGAAAGTATTGCTCGTTCCATGCTAGTTTCTCTTCAACAGTAATTTTAAAAGCCTTTTTATATTCATCTAAAATCAAATTTTTAAACTTAGAATCATTTTCAAACTTGTACTCAAAAATTACTTTATAGACTTTAACAATTTGTTTATGTAATTTTTTCAAATCGTTAATTAAGAGTTCTTTATTTATCATAAGGCACCATCCTCATACCAAACCAACTTGTTGTAATAAGAAATTAATAATGGAAGAAGGTTGATTAAACTTCTGAAGTTCTTCCCTTTTTTCAGCACTATACAAATTTTCAATAATTGTTAATGTTGTATTTGCATCTAAGGTTTTAAAATCATACTTTGCAAGTAAAGGAATATGGTTAGTTATTACTCTTTCCATTTTACTCACAAATTGATCTCCGTCATAAATTGACTCAATAAATATATCAGAAAGATCCCTCTCCCTCTTTATATCTTTTTCAGCAAGTTGATATAGTACATCATAATCTTTCCTGAAGTTTTTACTCATTTCATACCAATTACTTAACCCTTCTTCATTTAGTTTCACTTTTACCCTTTGCATCGATTCCTCTATCATTCGAATTAATATGTATTTAAAAATTGCATGTATAACAATCTTCTCAATAAAATATTCTTTAAATCTTTCAGGGCTATATTTCCCTTTGTACTCATCCCGATACCTTTCAACACTTTCCAAACTCAAAGAATTAATTAAATCTCGCTTTAAATTAGACATGTCATCTAAAAATTGTTCTTGATTACTCTCAATATTCATAAATAAACCTCCAGAAAAAATATCCATCTTTTTACCTATTTTAACATAGGCATATACTATATTGGATTATTTTAGAAAAAACAATAATTGATTTGTCAATACTACTTTCCCGAAATTTATATAAGACTCAATAACATTCTCTATATGAACATTTTTACAATATAATAAACAAAACATAAAAAGCAGCATTCATACATAAATCTAAATAGTTGCTCTGTCTTTAGTTAAATTGCTCCAATCTTTCTATTGTTAATTCAACACTTAACTTATAATGATCTTTTGATAATCAATTATTTAGTTATGTAGTTAAGTTTTTCTAACTGGTAATACTTATGCCCTTCTTAAATAGAGATTTGCACAGGATAATGTTCGCTTTTCTTATCTACTTTTACATCAATAAAACCATAAACTCCTGAATGAACAATCTCACAAATATCCTCTGTATAAAAATTTCTTAAGAAAAGGTGCCTGTCCCCACTTCGTTAAAAGCCTGAGGGACAGGCAACCTTATACTAATTAAATAAATAAAATTTTTTTTAGTACAAGTGATAATCAACTCACTTCTTTTTGTTTTTAACAAACAAGGCTAGTTCCTGAGTATTTTAATGGATTATGCTCCAAACTCATTGCATCATTTGTTATACTTCGTAAACCAAGAAGGTCTCCTCTTTGTAGCTCGACTACCTTTATCCGAATAGGTAAATTGAATTCCTTGTTTTCTAAGGGATTCCAAAATAGGTTTTAAACCTTGTTCATCAACTACCATAATGCTCCACCTTTTGTGCGCATATCAATAACATCAAATCCTTGACCTTTTAAATATGCTACTAATGAATCAGTCTTTTTAATTTTATTTCCTTTCGTTTCTAAAGTAGTAGTCAATTTTGAAGACTGGTCTTCAAATAATTTCAGTTGTTCTGGTTTATTAGAAGTAAATAGCTCCAATTGCTTTATCTTAACAGGTTGATTACGGTTATTAGTAGGTGTCTTTTGAGTATTTGAATGTTCTTCACCTTGCTTTATTTCTTGAGAATTTTGATTTATTATTTTTATTGGAATTGGATTCTTTTGTTCTGGATGACTTTTTAGTACATTACTAATATCTTTGTTTTCCTCAGGCAGATTTTCCAGTGTTTTCTCCATATTCAGGTTTGTTGATTTTTTCATATCTAAATCTTCCACGTTATCTTTCTCTTTTATTATTTCTACTTGTTCATCTGCAGTTAGAATATTTGGTTCTATCCCCATACCATCCAGTTTAACCCATAATGACTCCATTGCGTTTGCAGGGTTAGCATAGAAAGCACTTCCCCGGACACGCCAAAATGTCCATCCAACTCGTTCTAGCACTCGTTGACGATCCATATCTTCTTCCCATTTTTCTAGACCAAGCCACCTATCACCGTCACATTCTACTGCTAATCTGGTTCTCATCCCTTCTACAACAAGATCTATTTTTTTACCAAGTGTACCTACTTTAACTTGTGGAATGACCCTATAGCCTCTAGACAGAATTAGAGAATATACATCTTTTTCAAATTCAGAATCGAACTCTTTCTCATGTTTCTTCAATGCTTCCTGCACTCTGTATGGTTGTTTACAATATTGAAGTAACTGGTAGCGAATATCATTCGGATTTAACTGACTAAGATCCACTGAGTGGAACAAGATCATTTGGTCTCGTCCTCGACTCGCTGCTACGTTGTACCTTTGTAAATCAGACCTTTTTGATAATGAAGCGAAACGAACATTCGGCGCAATAACCATTGAAAGGAAAATAATATCTCTTTCATCACCTTGAAAAGCATATGCATCTCCAGTAATTAGCCTCCTGTTAATCATTTCCTCCTTCTCTTAATAGGTTCTCAATAATCCTTGCTTGGTCATGACCCTGGAGCGAGATTACACCAAATGTCTTATTGTTATATTTAGGATCTTCTATACAATTGGCAATGTATTCTACAATTGCTTCCGCCTCGGGTTCATTTATTGCTTTAGATGTGCCTTCAAGACGATAGCCATCCTCCACTCTAATAGCGTTAACAGGTGGTTCAAACACCTCACTCCCAATAGGAAGACGAAGTGGGTCAATCATCCCTCCATACATTAAGTCATTGCTAAACTGAATGATCTCAGGTACACATCGATAATGCTCTTTTAACACGATTTTACTATCAAAAATTCGGTTCGCCGTGTCATATAAACTTGTGCGAATATCAAATTGCATTTTGTTAGGTATGTCGTAGAGGTATCGTTCAATTAGGTCATGAACTTCACTAATTTCAGTTCCAACACTTTCTGGGCTAATTTGATTTTCATCCCCAACAATAATTGCTTTTTTTGCTCTAAGAAGTGTAGTTAATGAAAATAAGTTACTTTGACTACTTTCATCCACGATAATCACATCAAACAAATCTTCCGCTAATTCAAAGTTTTCGATAACACGCTGCACTGGCATTATCCATACCGGAATTGCACCTTTTGCTATCATCATTTCCTTACTTGCATCTTTTCGATAGATATTTGCATATTTCCCTGTCCCTTTTCCAATTCTTTGGACAGCCTTTAACCAGGCAAAAAGACTTCTTTTTTGACTACCTGTCGTTCTAATTATTTGTTCTTTCCAAGTTGACTCAGCGACTAAATCTTTTATAATTTTATTCTCTTTTAATTGTTCCAGTTTTCTTTCCTCTTCTAGCTTTTCGATTTTAGGTTTCGCCTGAATTTCCTTCACCCAATAATCAACCTGTTTCCATAACCAGGCATTTGACATGTCTTTAGGAGGGAAGAGTGAAGTACCTTTTCCACCATGCTCCATTAGTTCCATAGTCCATTTAGGCACAACTGCATAAAGTTTTGCTTTTAGATTGGTAAATTGAGTATAGTCTTTTTCCAGTCCTTCTAATCGAATAACTTCTTCAAAACAGTTTCTCCATTTATTTTTGTCGCGTTGTTGTAAAGCATCGAAAAAGTCGTTCCATATTGAATGCGATTTGATATGATTTATCCTATTTGATAAGTATGTGTTTACTTCGTCAATAAATTGTTGTGCTTCTTTCCTTATTTCAATAAATTTTAGAGCCTCTAAACCGTTTAATAGTCCCATAAACCATTGAACATCATTGAAAATAGGTTTCCCTGGCGTTCCCACAACATCTAATAACTCCTTGTACTCTTGATTAGATGCTATGATCCAATTAGCTGATTCTTCAATTAAAAAACACTTCTCCCTCATGAATACTACAAGTCTTTTTTGATTTTCCTCTAACAACGGCCCCTCAATTTCTTCTAACATACGGTTCCATTTTGTAGTAAGTCTTTGCTTAAAAGTGACTAACTCAATATTCTTTAGTAAAAGCAAAACATCTTCTACATTACGAATAGGTAAATCATTCACTTTAAGCTCATCATCAAACAAGTATTTCATTTTTCTACCCGAGACATTTTTGTAAAACCAACCAACTTTAGGATTAGCTGAAAGCTTTTCTTTCAGGATTAATAAATCTTCTTTTAAATCAAGTAGACTTTTACTTGAAGGAAATATAAATGAGTGCTCGCTTAACTCTTTTTCTAGTAGTTGAATATCATTTAATGTTTCTCGAACTTCATTAATAAACTGCAACCAGTAGTTTGTTTGTTCTGGATCCTTTAAACAGTCTTCTATAATGGTTTCTAGCCATTTTTCACTTTGAAGTACCTTTAATCTATTAATCGTTGTATTGGTTGTATTTATCCATTGATCGAACTTTACATTTGATAGGTCTTTTGGAGACCAACCACTAATGTCTTTTCTTGTTTGATTTATCCTTTCTTCTATATGAAGTAGGTCATCTACTTTTTGTGAAAATGCATTTGGATCAGGCAATATGCTACTTGATGGTAGATTTAAACTTAAGGAGTTAATATCCTCTCTTGAAAGAGTTCTTAAAAGCTCAAAGAATTTTATTAACTGTTCATTTGTAAGAGGAAATTCTGTATTTGGCTTTACTTCATCAGGTAGCCATGAGTGCTCCTCATTTCTTTTAAGCCATTTCGTTCCTTCTAGTGGTGTTAATTCTTGCTCTCCAAATTTCTGACTTTCATTTTCCCTCTCTGCTGCTTGGTTTATTAACGTATCATACCGTGCAATATTTCTTTTTACGGTCTTTAATTCTGTTGTTAAACGGTCAATATTTTTCTAAAAGATTTCTGGTTGCTTTGAGTCCAAATTCTCGGCTATTGTCCGAACAGAATCCTCAATTTCCTTTACTGACTTTGAATCCCCACCTAGAACACTGACACAAAGAGCTCGGATCTCTTCTGGAATTTTATCTTTTAAAACTTGTAGTGCCCTTTCTTTCTCACTGGTAACTAGCACTCTTTTTCCATGTGCAAGAAGATGACTAATAAGATTTGCAATCGTATGACTTTTTCCAGTTCCAGGCGGACCCTGAATAACCACACCACTATTGGATGCTAGTTTTTGTGCTATAAGTTGTTGTTCTTTATTTGTAGGAAGAGGAAACAATAACTGTTCACCAACCGGTCTCCAGCTTTCTTGAGTGAAATGCGTATGATCAACATCAGAACTTTTGGTTTCAGTTGTGGTTAAAATCTCAATCGTATCAGGAACTGGGAAGCCTTCCTTGATTTTATCAATTACTTTTGATAATTCCTGCTGCCATAACCTACCGCCGACATTTCTAATAAATAAGCCTGTACTGTATGAAATGTTTGGTGCACTTAGCCCCTTTACAGTATCTTGTTTATCGGATTTATATAAACCATCTGGGCTAATTGTATGAACGACTTCTTGTAGAAATGGCTTAAGGTGGGTATGATCAATTGGAGAAAACTCAAAGTCCTCTACCTGGCTCTCCATTTGCATTAACCGAGCAGCATTTGGAATATTTATATGTAATAACATGTCTGTTTCCATTAAGGTTCCTCTACTTGTAGGAACTAGATAAAAGATTCCTTTTTTAGCATCAAAGATTAATTCGAGCTTTGTAACAAGAACATGTCTAGAAATTTGATGACCCTCAACTTCCCACTGAAGAAGCCCATGGCCACTTGCTAGTTCTAAATCTTCTCCTTCACGTTGAAAACGTTGGTATAACGTAAAAAGCTCCATGTACATTTGTTGGACTTTCTTTTTGGGTGATGTAACCTTTGCCCAACTATTCCACTCCTGTATCCAACTCTCATAAGAGGAAAAATAATCCGAATCCCTATCTAATAATTCAGTAATTTCATTGCCTTCATCATCTATCCCTATAGCCATACTAGTATGTACTTTAGGTTGTTGATCTGGATTATCATATTCTATGACCCATTTTTTTATTTCTGTTGGTGGTTTAGGGGGAGGAAGAATTTCTTGCTTATGTACTTCATACCAGGCTTCTTCATTAGTTCCTTTCCCACCGATAAAAAAGCCTTCAGTATTCGGTAAATCCTTTTCCCACCACACCTTTTCATAGTCATTTATATTTCGTATCACTTTCTCATTTAAATTCTTCACTGCAAGCAAATATTCAAAAATCCTTGCAACTTTAGCAGGTTCCGTTGACATGATTCCCCTCCTTATTAAGTAATAGGACCTATGTAAATATATTAGCATATTTTGGATATTATGAGGAATTACATAAGGGATAGGGAGTTTCCTTAGTTGCTCTAAAAATCGGTCTATTTCGGCGTCCAAATCGTATCAAAACCGTTTTTCATCGAGTAATCATACAGCATAATGATTTTTTTCGGCTTGTAATAACGCATTAAGGTTACGATGGTTTGGTCAGCTTTTTTATGTTCTAAGTCGTTATTTCTTTCGATAATAATTTTAAGATAATTCCGCTCTGGTAATTTGTCACTTTTTGAGCTATTGCATTTGTTGCAAGAGAGAACGAGATTCCATATTTGATCAGATTGAACAAATGACCAAGGAATAAAATGATCAACATGTGTTTCTCTTTTCGCTCCGGTTAAACTTTTTTTACAATAAAAGCACTCTGCATTAAAATAATGAAGCAACACTTTTTCAAACGGTCTTAAAGATGTTCGCCTCGCAATGCTTTCTACTTTTCCAAGTAAATAATTAATGCTTGGCACTTCATTAATTTCTTCTATCATCCTTGCCATATGATAATTCGTGAGATTCACAATGAGTCGTTGATAGTTTAGCATAAAAGCATGTACGGCTGGATTTAACGTTAAAACTTCGGTTTTATGTTCAAATGCATAAAAGCTGCCCTTAGTGTCACCGTAAAGTGCACCATAGACATTTTCCTTCATTGTTGTTTTAATCTTGCTGACGAGCTGTATCTGTAATGATTCATCAACTTTATCAAATACCATTTCAGATGGAATTCCGTGTTTCATTTGTGCCTCTTGTATAATCGTTACAACTCTCGCGGTTTTACCTCTATTTTGGTGAACCAATTGATGATGAACGATTAAATTCCAGTAGATCTTCGTAAAGGAATAAGCTAATTGATCATAACTTAGCTCATACTGATCATTCACCTGGTATAAATTTTCGATGAGCGATTTCATCAATGCATATTTATACGTTGAGGATTTAACCGATTTATTAGATAAAACAACAGTGAAAACCCTCCAGATTTCTTCATCTGTTAAATACTTCTCTTTTATCTCACCGACCTTTAATTTGTGACTCACTTAACCCCCTCCAATCTGCCACGCCTTTTTATATTTATTCATCCACATCCAACAGGAAAATCCGTCCCTTAAACCCTCCTCGTTCATCAGCCTTTTGCTGACGGATAGCTTCTACTTCTTCAAAAACAGCCCCATGCACCTGCGCAAGACTACGGATAACTTCTAGCACATCTGCCAGCTCCTCGATGGCTTGTCCGTCAGTTAGTGCTTCTTGGTATTCGGCTATTTCTTCGGTTAATTTAATTTTTAATTCATTTATGTAGTCCGTGTCACTCAATAGTTTTGTCCGACATTCCTTGCCAGATGCTTGAATCATTTGAGGAATTTTATCGCGAACGAGTTTATTATAAATTTGCATAAGGCCCCCCTTTTTATGTAGATATTTACAGTTTAACATAGTGATCAAATAGCTTGAAAAGCAGATAAAAAGAACCATCCCTATCATCGGAATGGTTCAAAATTGAATATCCTGGTTATCATTTATATACTCTAATATCACTTCAGGTTTGCGAGTTCCTCCAACGAGAATTCATTGGCTAACTTGTCTTTGTTCAAATCGGTAAGATTTAATTGCCGTTCGATTACATCTCCAACACAAGCGTCTCCTCACGGTATGTTTTTCCAAAACCAACTGATAGGTTTACACTTTGAAGGCCATGGACTGTCCAAATTCTCGTATCACTGTTTCCACCCATTGTCGTCGCCGAAAGAGGAACAGAAAGTTTCACCTTCCGCTTACTTTAACTGTAATTTTGAAACCTCCTACATTACTCACAAATTATGTAGATGTGGCATTTTTTGATGAATCCATTCTCTCAAGCTAGGTAGAAAATTATTTGCCGGTTTATCCTTAATTTCATTCGGCTTTTCAATTGAGACTTGATTCTTCTCCTTTAACTCCTGCAGTTTAGCTTCAAAATAATCTTCAGCTGAGGTTTTGAAAATATCTAATTGTTGATGACTATCTTCCTGTAAAGGATCCAAAAATAGAGCAATTTGATCATATTTATCTATTTTTTCAAGTTTGTCTTTTTTTCGATAAAGCTCATGTTCCATTTCATTATAGTTAGAATATTTTTTCCGCCAATGATGTCCTGTCATAAAAAAAATAATTTTTTCAGTATCGTTATCAAAGTGTTTATTAATTGTATAGATTAAGTTATTTCGTTTTGTAAGAACTTGACTAAAAATTGCATGGTTTACGTAGACTCCTGTAAGTACCTCATGATTTGTAGTAAAATGTGTTGTTACGAAATCAGCCTTCTTTAACTCTTCTTTTATCTCCCTATCTTTCCAAGCTGAATAATGGCCTGGGTAAGTTGAAGTAGAGTAGTTCAAATAATTAACCTGTTTCTTCAAGTAATTATTGACAATGGCAAGTAATAGTTC includes:
- a CDS encoding Eco57I restriction-modification methylase domain-containing protein, with the protein product MINKELLINDLKKLHKQIVKVYKVIFEYKFENDSKFKNLILDEYKKAFKITVEEKLAWNEQYFHRSAYTLLNKILFIRICEDKGFMLNDEDKVMGEEVSPNAGQKLSLVGFQKWTKLISNYSLSELVKFAFKDMHKSYNNISLYKEDKYDWMIPNKKEIDLLFQNEELYEKNHYREFELILENIIVTLDTSKYDFGDSTDNVLGDVYEKFMNRETRKTLGQFYTPDFVIEYILNNTVKSVNVIENPFVSILDPSCGSGHFLIMAYDILREKFEKSLLILQEKFKENSYEIRYGDFKEIVTGEDYWTKKYLHYHILKNCIYGADIDPFALQITTINLLLKDLDNFITDEINIIECDSLIKWEEDYEWRKLRDELKTSGLFLELKYVDLYGNKEIINPSFNDAFDFVKRCEFWNKKYDYVIGNPPYLLCQEGNVPNDKVYYYRNRYESAQYKTDLFHLFLERGLISTNDNGYMSFITPNTYLTNVFNDKLRGFLLQFDIQEIRIIPKEVFKDAYVDVAIIKVKKNDLDEDSVLVKEDSENEIIEHYASQKEFLKNHKYIFNLRSENTHELGQYEELGSLVRVYFGAQTFDKNKYISNIKHNDEWIPCINGKDIQKYYIDQQEGTFLHHKPENIKSGGNDSFQLTEKLVVRQIGGPEPICAHDTGEYYSINTLYNLVPKHPNLDLKYILAILNSNYMKDYWLKNYSDNKKLFPKIKKHQLEELPIKFTEPERVEIISNLVNEIIGNLKSIKRLYNEMQFTSNDVNGIKEEYAKVQIKIDLLNAKVEDNIHEINEFVDHLYAVKPNEILLNNSNDEYKKLFNGNDFTKSYEHIKQHCYEHKLSLVGALSYRNQHIKNEDFYMIEGFSVNLLRYSKLYILNKSIDLLEINSYYSIKLIENKITNDKKLSGFVTILKGNNFTKKSGEVIKKVLNEYSDTFKTYLKNKKENKTPKRLVKYDTDVYGLSNNSDEVHKKYFVDSLEYFTSSSNEKYTGTVFEGMSKTNKKAEEFLKTLTELDFIDKKDYIDLLTEKVRKTFN
- a CDS encoding DEAD/DEAH box helicase, with protein sequence MPDPNAFSQKVDDLLHIEERINQTRKDISGWSPKDLSNVKFDQWINTTNTTINRLKVLQSEKWLETIIEDCLKDPEQTNYWLQFINEVRETLNDIQLLEKELSEHSFIFPSSKSLLDLKEDLLILKEKLSANPKVGWFYKNVSGRKMKYLFDDELKVNDLPIRNVEDVLLLLKNIELVTFKQRLTTKWNRMLEEIEGPLLEENQKRLVVFMREKCFLIEESANWIIASNQEYKELLDVVGTPGKPIFNDVQWFMGLLNGLEALKFIEIRKEAQQFIDEVNTYLSNRINHIKSHSIWNDFFDALQQRDKNKWRNCFEEVIRLEGLEKDYTQFTNLKAKLYAVVPKWTMELMEHGGKGTSLFPPKDMSNAWLWKQVDYWVKEIQAKPKIEKLEEERKLEQLKENKIIKDLVAESTWKEQIIRTTGSQKRSLFAWLKAVQRIGKGTGKYANIYRKDASKEMMIAKGAIPVWIMPVQRVIENFELAEDLFDVIIVDESSQSNLFSLTTLLRAKKAIIVGDENQISPESVGTEISEVHDLIERYLYDIPNKMQFDIRTSLYDTANRIFDSKIVLKEHYRCVPEIIQFSNDLMYGGMIDPLRLPIGSEVFEPPVNAIRVEDGYRLEGTSKAINEPEAEAIVEYIANCIEDPKYNNKTFGVISLQGHDQARIIENLLREGGND
- a CDS encoding HNH endonuclease encodes the protein MSHKLKVGEIKEKYLTDEEIWRVFTVVLSNKSVKSSTYKYALMKSLIENLYQVNDQYELSYDQLAYSFTKIYWNLIVHHQLVHQNRGKTARVVTIIQEAQMKHGIPSEMVFDKVDESLQIQLVSKIKTTMKENVYGALYGDTKGSFYAFEHKTEVLTLNPAVHAFMLNYQRLIVNLTNYHMARMIEEINEVPSINYLLGKVESIARRTSLRPFEKVLLHYFNAECFYCKKSLTGAKRETHVDHFIPWSFVQSDQIWNLVLSCNKCNSSKSDKLPERNYLKIIIERNNDLEHKKADQTIVTLMRYYKPKKIIMLYDYSMKNGFDTIWTPK
- a CDS encoding nucleoside triphosphate pyrophosphohydrolase, with the protein product MQIYNKLVRDKIPQMIQASGKECRTKLLSDTDYINELKIKLTEEIAEYQEALTDGQAIEELADVLEVIRSLAQVHGAVFEEVEAIRQQKADERGGFKGRIFLLDVDE
- a CDS encoding AAA domain-containing protein, whose translation is MSTEPAKVARIFEYLLAVKNLNEKVIRNINDYEKVWWEKDLPNTEGFFIGGKGTNEEAWYEVHKQEILPPPKPPTEIKKWVIEYDNPDQQPKVHTSMAIGIDDEGNEITELLDRDSDYFSSYESWIQEWNSWAKVTSPKKKVQQMYMELFTLYQRFQREGEDLELASGHGLLQWEVEGHQISRHVLVTKLELIFDAKKGIFYLVPTSRGTLMETDMLLHINIPNAARLMQMESQVEDFEFSPIDHTHLKPFLQEVVHTISPDGLYKSDKQDTVKGLSAPNISYSTGLFIRNVGGRLWQQELSKVIDKIKEGFPVPDTIEILTTTETKSSDVDHTHFTQESWRPVGEQLLFPLPTNKEQQLIAQKLASNSGVVIQGPPGTGKSHTIANLISHLLAHGKRVLVTSEKERALQVLKDKIPEEIRALCVSVLGGDSKSVKEIEDSVRTIAENLDSKQPEIF